The proteins below come from a single Faecalibaculum rodentium genomic window:
- a CDS encoding MSCRAMM family protein, translating to MKRTIAKRFLSGAAAALLLMTGGLMPVHARDRGPEEVKLELRSEGPGTVTWNGQGPGSWMRPKGEEVSLEATPEAGARFAGFERNGQPVTSHEPRLTFTLDQDTLIRALFEPAPADSHEKTDGEQEPDSNPLTAGQTEDGQEDPDPGQTEEQAPEADRDLMRPMDRPFELTKEESTLIEAYRQGNFRAGKEMRLAMIEDYGLQDWVDADGFLLPAYFTAFGPMAAVRGGMQILNRSVNGLQETGRMRTVNTVTKYEDHTWYYPGGYMTGGLWTMNIPGFGLRQGFCANGMYAPPQAGTPLKEAVKKTDSMFRKALYYGYGGPDNRLAARGLNTAQQIIVTNDLVSMSNVNTSIGSSIGGGWIWRDYSGPVWEEMKRWPEPPATFHAYLADTEGSGENWQGLNKPYQPLAFYVDNPSGTFRLTKTGRLPDVTQDNHAYSLAGAEYTLYDAAGHKAGVLTTDKTGTTNEISLPFGTYTYRETKAPQGYQKDPATCTVTIDRNGHSLATTGRVEDTPETTLVDLLLLKKGDSGQTLADAHFEIGFYKNGDTRPTRTWVMKSDAQGKILLDDAHKVSGDPFYLNEHGKPCFPKGDVKIREIKAPAGYVADAAVHTVDTRTMTIWKTAEVVNRPREHALRLIKKSSDGHVLEGAEFAVYEDEACTSLFYEGTTDSSGELAIPKIRDGKPYWLKERKAPAGYRPDPAAVKLVMHADPDTGSGSLEVNGTRYEAGHQDDMVQVEMNKGILQAALVRINQVQDALPETGSSGMIHIAAAAAVLAAFAWLLKGKDTK from the coding sequence ATGAAACGAACGATCGCGAAACGGTTCCTGTCCGGGGCAGCGGCAGCCCTGCTGCTCATGACAGGCGGGCTGATGCCGGTCCATGCCCGCGACAGGGGACCAGAGGAAGTGAAGCTGGAACTCCGGTCAGAAGGCCCGGGGACTGTGACCTGGAACGGACAGGGGCCTGGCAGCTGGATGCGGCCGAAGGGAGAGGAAGTCTCTCTGGAAGCCACACCTGAGGCAGGAGCCCGCTTTGCGGGATTTGAACGCAACGGACAGCCGGTCACCAGCCATGAGCCCCGGCTGACCTTCACCCTGGACCAGGACACACTGATCAGGGCTCTGTTTGAGCCTGCGCCGGCAGACAGCCACGAAAAGACAGACGGCGAACAGGAGCCAGACAGCAACCCATTGACAGCCGGGCAGACCGAAGACGGGCAGGAAGATCCGGACCCCGGGCAGACCGAAGAACAGGCCCCGGAAGCAGACCGTGACCTCATGCGTCCCATGGACCGGCCATTTGAACTCACAAAGGAGGAGTCGACTCTCATTGAAGCCTATCGACAGGGAAACTTCCGGGCCGGCAAAGAGATGCGGCTGGCCATGATCGAAGACTACGGCCTGCAGGACTGGGTGGACGCAGACGGCTTCCTGCTTCCGGCTTACTTTACGGCCTTCGGGCCGATGGCAGCTGTCCGGGGCGGAATGCAGATCCTGAACCGCAGTGTAAACGGTCTCCAGGAGACAGGTCGCATGCGGACGGTGAACACCGTGACGAAATACGAAGACCACACCTGGTACTACCCCGGCGGCTACATGACCGGCGGACTGTGGACCATGAACATTCCGGGATTCGGGCTGCGGCAGGGATTCTGCGCCAATGGCATGTATGCACCCCCGCAGGCCGGCACCCCGCTGAAAGAGGCGGTAAAGAAAACGGACTCGATGTTCCGCAAGGCCCTGTACTACGGCTACGGCGGACCGGACAACCGTCTCGCTGCCCGCGGCCTGAATACCGCCCAGCAGATCATTGTCACCAACGACCTGGTGTCCATGTCCAATGTGAACACCTCCATTGGCAGCAGCATCGGCGGCGGCTGGATCTGGCGGGACTACAGCGGACCGGTCTGGGAGGAGATGAAACGCTGGCCGGAACCCCCTGCCACCTTCCATGCCTACCTGGCGGACACCGAAGGATCCGGTGAAAACTGGCAGGGTCTGAACAAGCCATACCAGCCCCTGGCCTTCTATGTGGACAATCCGAGCGGGACTTTCCGCCTGACAAAGACAGGCCGGCTGCCCGATGTGACACAGGACAACCATGCCTATTCCCTGGCAGGCGCCGAATACACACTCTATGATGCAGCGGGGCACAAAGCCGGCGTCCTGACCACGGACAAAACCGGAACGACGAATGAGATATCGCTGCCCTTTGGCACCTACACCTACCGGGAAACCAAAGCTCCCCAGGGATATCAGAAAGACCCGGCCACCTGCACCGTGACCATCGACCGAAACGGCCATTCACTTGCGACCACCGGCCGGGTGGAAGACACCCCGGAGACCACGCTCGTGGACCTGCTGCTTTTGAAGAAGGGAGACAGCGGGCAGACCCTGGCAGATGCACACTTCGAGATCGGTTTTTACAAAAACGGGGACACCCGGCCCACCCGGACCTGGGTCATGAAATCCGATGCGCAGGGAAAGATCCTGCTGGACGACGCCCACAAAGTGAGCGGTGATCCCTTCTACCTCAATGAACACGGCAAGCCATGCTTCCCCAAAGGCGACGTGAAGATCCGGGAGATCAAAGCCCCCGCCGGTTACGTCGCAGATGCGGCGGTGCATACCGTGGATACCCGCACCATGACAATCTGGAAGACGGCGGAAGTCGTCAACCGGCCCAGAGAACACGCCCTGCGGCTCATCAAGAAGAGCTCCGACGGACATGTTCTCGAGGGGGCTGAGTTTGCCGTCTACGAAGACGAAGCCTGCACCAGTCTGTTTTACGAAGGAACCACAGACAGCAGCGGGGAACTGGCCATTCCAAAGATCCGGGACGGCAAACCGTACTGGCTGAAGGAACGCAAGGCACCGGCCGGGTACAGACCAGATCCGGCAGCCGTGAAACTTGTCATGCACGCCGATCCTGATACCGGCAGCGGATCGCTGGAGGTCAATGGCACCCGCTATGAAGCCGGACACCAGGATGACATGGTGCAGGTGGAGATGAACAAGGGCATCCTGCAGGCAGCGCTTGTGCGCATCAACCAGGTGCAGGATGCCCTGCCTGAAACCGGTTCATCCGGCATGATTCACATCGCTGCAGCCGCAGCCGTTCTTGCGGCATTTGCCTGGCTGCTGAAAGGAAAGGATACAAAATGA
- a CDS encoding SpaA isopeptide-forming pilin-related protein, with the protein MKLKRWLPVLLAGLLLWPHPGVQAQAEDAAGTLTLQLTEEGEREGVRFSLEKVATLEDGNYRLLDAYTDTGVDLNGLKTAADLAQAAQNLAQAAPEQPVQAVEMRTDSNGEARAILETGVWLARQRDGAGYGWIAPFLCAIPSWDLDSQDMTWDTVVQPKREPFPDLVIEKVDEQGHPVTGLDFRFVLEQDGQRQEGVTDPETGTVRFDLRWGSSAISEEKAPAGYEKSTRVIRVSLGDTVLVDGREADIQDGVIRVAYVNGKEPAAPGRTPTGLDSRAGLWLAAGLAAAAGMALVFALLRKRSDS; encoded by the coding sequence ATGAAACTGAAACGATGGCTGCCCGTCCTGCTGGCGGGACTGCTTCTGTGGCCGCATCCTGGCGTGCAGGCACAGGCAGAAGATGCAGCCGGCACGCTGACGCTGCAGCTGACGGAAGAAGGGGAGCGGGAAGGGGTCCGGTTCTCACTGGAGAAAGTGGCCACGCTTGAGGACGGAAACTACCGCCTTCTGGATGCCTACACGGACACGGGCGTGGACCTGAATGGTCTGAAAACCGCAGCCGACCTGGCCCAGGCTGCGCAGAACCTGGCCCAGGCCGCGCCTGAACAGCCGGTGCAGGCAGTGGAAATGAGGACGGACTCCAATGGTGAGGCCAGGGCCATACTGGAGACGGGCGTGTGGCTGGCCAGACAGAGAGACGGTGCCGGCTACGGCTGGATCGCCCCGTTTCTGTGTGCCATTCCCTCCTGGGACCTGGACAGCCAGGACATGACCTGGGACACGGTGGTGCAGCCCAAGCGGGAACCCTTTCCGGATCTCGTGATCGAAAAAGTGGACGAACAGGGCCACCCTGTGACGGGACTGGACTTCCGGTTTGTGCTGGAACAGGATGGACAGCGCCAGGAAGGTGTGACCGACCCGGAGACCGGCACCGTGCGCTTTGACCTGCGCTGGGGGTCTTCCGCGATTTCCGAGGAAAAAGCCCCGGCGGGGTATGAAAAAAGCACCCGGGTGATCCGGGTCAGCCTGGGAGATACAGTCCTTGTGGATGGACGCGAAGCCGACATACAGGATGGAGTGATCCGGGTGGCGTATGTAAACGGGAAAGAGCCGGCAGCCCCCGGCAGGACGCCCACCGGTCTGGACTCCAGGGCCGGGCTCTGGCTGGCGGCCGGCCTGGCTGCAGCCGCCGGCATGGCCCTGGTGTTTGCCCTGCTGCGAAAGCGGTCTGATTCATAA
- a CDS encoding class C sortase translates to MRRSLSLFCLVAACLIALFPVISGLMETHRQQEAVSTFRQEASTVSADRARELEQEARAWNEARRHGQPLSRDYDQILDITQTGIMATLSIPKISVNLPVYHGTGEEVLSAGAGHVEFSDLPLGEPGYHSVLSAHRGMPSARLFTRLDELKAGDLFFVDTPAQSLAYEVTDIQVVEPEDTGVLDPVPGQDLVSLVTCTPYGINTHRLVVTGRRTTVDTTAEDAQAPAVPSARELAFLLAPTGFGAAAFLLYRRKETT, encoded by the coding sequence ATGAGACGCAGCCTGTCCCTGTTCTGTCTGGTGGCGGCGTGTCTGATTGCGCTCTTTCCGGTGATCTCCGGACTGATGGAAACCCACCGGCAGCAGGAGGCCGTGTCCACCTTCCGGCAGGAGGCGTCCACGGTTTCTGCCGACCGGGCACGCGAGCTGGAGCAGGAAGCCAGGGCCTGGAACGAGGCCAGGCGTCATGGACAGCCGCTGTCCAGAGACTATGACCAGATCCTGGACATCACGCAGACCGGGATCATGGCCACGCTGAGCATTCCGAAAATCAGCGTGAACCTTCCGGTCTATCACGGGACCGGGGAAGAGGTGCTCTCCGCCGGGGCCGGTCATGTGGAATTCAGTGACCTGCCGCTGGGAGAACCCGGGTATCACAGTGTGCTGAGCGCACACCGGGGCATGCCTTCTGCCAGACTGTTCACCAGGCTGGATGAGCTCAAAGCCGGCGACCTGTTTTTTGTGGATACACCGGCACAGTCACTGGCCTACGAAGTGACGGACATCCAGGTGGTCGAACCGGAGGACACCGGCGTTCTGGATCCGGTGCCGGGGCAGGACCTGGTATCGCTGGTGACCTGCACACCCTATGGCATCAACACCCACCGGCTGGTGGTGACCGGACGGCGGACCACAGTGGACACGACCGCGGAAGATGCGCAGGCACCTGCTGTGCCATCTGCCCGGGAGCTGGCGTTTCTGCTGGCACCAACGGGATTTGGCGCAGCAGCGTTCCTGCTGTACAGACGAAAGGAGACAACATGA
- the rpsD gene encoding 30S ribosomal protein S4: protein MSRNTGSTWKKSRRLGFSILGTGEELARRNYAPGQHGRNRRPKMTNYGLQLQEKQRIRHTYQLTEKQFFNTYQKASRKAGAAGENLLVMLESRLDNLVYRMGFANTRRGARQLVSHGHVLVNGKKVDIPSYQCKPGDVIEIRERSRNMKAIAEALEAAVSLVDFVDVDKDNKKGTYVRYPERNELFQSQPINELLVVEFYNR from the coding sequence AAGAAACACAGGATCCACATGGAAGAAGTCCCGTCGTCTGGGATTCTCCATTCTGGGCACCGGCGAAGAACTCGCCCGCCGCAACTATGCACCCGGACAGCACGGCAGAAACCGTCGTCCGAAGATGACCAACTACGGCCTGCAGCTGCAGGAAAAACAGCGGATCCGTCACACCTACCAGCTGACGGAAAAGCAGTTCTTCAACACCTACCAGAAGGCCAGCCGCAAGGCCGGTGCTGCCGGTGAAAACCTGCTGGTGATGCTGGAAAGCCGTCTGGACAACCTGGTATACCGCATGGGCTTTGCGAACACCCGCCGCGGTGCGCGCCAGCTGGTCAGCCACGGTCACGTGCTGGTCAACGGCAAAAAGGTGGACATCCCTTCCTACCAGTGCAAGCCTGGTGATGTCATTGAAATCCGCGAACGGTCCAGAAACATGAAGGCCATCGCCGAAGCCCTGGAAGCTGCGGTTTCCCTGGTTGACTTCGTCGACGTGGACAAGGACAACAAAAAGGGCACCTATGTACGGTACCCGGAGCGCAACGAGCTGTTCCAGAGCCAGCCGATCAACGAGCTGCTGGTCGTAGAGTTCTACAACAGATAA
- a CDS encoding single-stranded DNA-binding protein — MLNVFCLAGRLAEDPVMRETPGGIRMAEVTLEVERPFANAQGLYEKDRITLEVWRGLADTIGSVCRGGSWVTAKGRIASRPYEKDGKVWNNYSFVAERVDVLS, encoded by the coding sequence TTGCTGAATGTATTCTGCCTCGCAGGGCGCCTGGCAGAGGACCCGGTGATGCGCGAGACACCCGGCGGGATCCGCATGGCGGAAGTCACGCTGGAAGTGGAACGTCCCTTTGCCAATGCCCAGGGACTGTATGAGAAAGACCGCATCACGCTGGAGGTCTGGAGAGGGCTGGCGGACACGATTGGGAGTGTCTGCCGCGGCGGCAGCTGGGTGACTGCCAAAGGACGCATTGCCAGCCGTCCCTATGAAAAAGATGGAAAGGTCTGGAACAACTACAGTTTCGTGGCCGAGCGCGTCGACGTCCTGAGTTAG
- a CDS encoding SpaA isopeptide-forming pilin-related protein: MKKSVMLMAAMLAMTPLIPAAACAPAYAMDTAVLSAAGTVQAGGGPASIVLKPSSASQTLQGRRFTLYRLFEAEPAAGGESVVYRFDPETEAAVKQAVAAGLGIQAGAVGEQQAVDYVASLSGQDSALRQFLSTVQDHLQPAQGESFRVDSTAADGSFTIAGLDYGWYMADEEGTDISGSHAAASLLMVSTAAPSVQIKVKSDYPQLIKQIEEDDGTAGWNDIGDYQYGQAIPYRFETTLPDVTGYETYLMRFHDRMDPALDFDPSSVAVTLDKDGKQYRLSPQEFTITDTPTADETFSVTIPDIKAIADREFGSFGQRVELTYNGVFNEGILDRQDQGKQGFENTVRLEFSNDPDSSQTGFTPWDTVVCYTYRLNAVKHNENDVKLAGAKFRLYLDKDCQTELGFAKHGDVYLPAADAQDIVTDDEGSFRLDGLDQGTYWLREVQAPAGYHKLKDPIEITITPGFVDDRHAYVAGGQGLTNLTATAGGQDLETDPIQTSANLSVLNRTGSVLPSTGSGMTIVLFAAAAGLAVTGLWMGRRRG; encoded by the coding sequence ATGAAAAAATCTGTCATGCTCATGGCCGCCATGCTGGCCATGACTCCGCTGATTCCCGCTGCAGCCTGTGCCCCGGCCTATGCCATGGACACCGCTGTGCTGTCCGCAGCCGGTACTGTGCAGGCAGGTGGCGGACCGGCCTCCATTGTCCTGAAGCCCTCTTCCGCATCCCAGACTCTGCAGGGCCGGCGCTTTACTCTGTACCGGCTGTTCGAGGCGGAGCCTGCAGCCGGCGGGGAATCCGTGGTCTACCGCTTTGATCCGGAAACCGAAGCTGCCGTGAAACAGGCAGTCGCAGCCGGCCTGGGTATCCAGGCTGGCGCGGTCGGGGAACAGCAGGCCGTGGACTATGTGGCCTCCCTCTCGGGACAGGACAGTGCCCTGCGCCAGTTCCTCTCGACGGTGCAGGACCACCTGCAGCCCGCCCAGGGAGAAAGTTTCCGGGTGGATTCCACGGCTGCCGACGGCAGCTTCACCATTGCCGGTCTGGACTATGGCTGGTACATGGCGGATGAAGAAGGAACCGACATCAGCGGATCCCATGCTGCGGCCTCTTTGCTGATGGTCAGCACCGCTGCTCCATCTGTTCAGATCAAAGTGAAGTCGGACTATCCTCAGCTGATCAAGCAGATCGAGGAAGATGATGGAACAGCGGGCTGGAACGACATCGGTGACTACCAGTACGGCCAGGCGATACCTTACCGCTTTGAAACCACGCTCCCGGATGTCACTGGCTATGAAACATACCTGATGCGGTTTCACGACAGGATGGACCCGGCACTGGACTTTGACCCGTCTTCCGTGGCCGTGACCCTGGACAAAGACGGAAAACAGTACCGGCTCAGTCCGCAGGAATTTACGATCACGGACACCCCGACCGCAGACGAGACGTTCTCCGTCACCATTCCGGACATCAAGGCCATTGCCGACCGGGAGTTCGGCAGCTTCGGTCAGCGCGTGGAACTGACCTACAACGGGGTGTTCAACGAAGGCATCCTGGACCGGCAGGACCAGGGAAAACAGGGCTTCGAAAACACCGTGCGCCTGGAGTTCTCCAACGACCCGGACTCCAGCCAGACCGGCTTCACGCCCTGGGATACCGTGGTCTGCTACACCTACCGCCTCAACGCCGTCAAGCACAACGAAAACGACGTGAAGCTCGCCGGTGCGAAATTCCGGCTGTACCTGGACAAAGACTGCCAGACAGAACTGGGGTTCGCCAAACACGGGGATGTCTATCTCCCCGCTGCCGATGCACAGGACATTGTGACGGATGATGAGGGCTCATTCCGGCTGGACGGCCTGGACCAGGGGACGTACTGGCTCCGGGAAGTGCAGGCCCCCGCGGGATACCACAAACTGAAGGACCCCATCGAAATCACGATCACACCCGGCTTTGTGGATGACCGGCATGCCTATGTGGCCGGCGGCCAGGGGCTCACGAATCTGACAGCCACAGCCGGCGGGCAGGACCTGGAAACAGATCCCATACAGACGTCCGCGAACCTGAGTGTCCTGAACCGGACAGGCAGCGTGCTGCCCTCCACCGGATCGGGCATGACCATCGTGCTCTTTGCGGCAGCTGCCGGACTGGCGGTCACCGGACTCTGGATGGGACGCAGACGTGGATGA